One Streptomyces sp. R28 DNA window includes the following coding sequences:
- a CDS encoding PadR family transcriptional regulator gives MRLPLLALLARGPAHGYELKQDLEQMLGSAYPQPNVGQIYVTLGRLEKSGLIEGEDVEQSSRPNKKVYHLTDAGREALRAWFEEPEDEPRVRDEFFMKLALAPQTGLVDQIALINKQRRQYLNTMRQLSKLAAAEDRDNRIAHLLIEGAMLHLQADLDWLERCQEELEELE, from the coding sequence GTGCGGCTGCCCCTCCTGGCCCTGCTGGCGCGCGGCCCGGCGCACGGCTACGAGCTGAAGCAGGACCTTGAGCAGATGCTGGGCTCCGCGTACCCTCAGCCGAACGTCGGCCAGATCTATGTGACCCTCGGCCGCCTCGAGAAGTCGGGACTGATCGAGGGCGAGGACGTAGAGCAGTCGAGCCGGCCCAACAAAAAGGTCTACCACCTCACCGACGCCGGGCGTGAGGCGCTGCGCGCCTGGTTCGAGGAGCCCGAGGACGAGCCTCGGGTACGGGACGAGTTCTTCATGAAGCTGGCCCTCGCCCCGCAGACCGGCCTCGTCGACCAGATCGCCCTCATCAACAAGCAACGGCGCCAGTATCTGAACACCATGCGTCAACTGTCGAAGCTGGCCGCCGCCGAAGACCGGGACAACCGCATAGCCCATCTACTGATCGAGGGCGCGATGCTGCATCTGCAGGCCGACCTCGACTGGCTGGAGCGGTGCCAGGAAGAGCTGGAGGAGCTGGAGTGA
- a CDS encoding ABC transporter ATP-binding protein has translation MSDDSTPAPGAETSAPRTESPLLRAEGLVKTHHGEGAPAHAVRGVDLAVRQGEFVAVTGPSGAGKSTLLHLLGGLQRPDSGSIWLDGECADAWREARWAVERRKRIGIVFQFFNLVSDLSVADNVELPALLAGVPPKRARAERAELLGELGLAGKERSMPGELSGGEQQRVALARALVNRPPLLLADEPAGSLDSKGTREVMRLLSRFHQRGQTIVLVTHDARLASAADRVISFFDGRIADDAELDGGPPPRRTGISGVLELKD, from the coding sequence GTGAGCGACGATTCCACTCCTGCGCCGGGCGCGGAGACTTCTGCGCCGCGCACCGAAAGTCCCCTGCTGCGCGCCGAGGGCCTGGTCAAGACGCATCACGGCGAGGGCGCTCCGGCGCATGCCGTACGGGGGGTCGATCTTGCCGTCCGGCAGGGCGAGTTCGTGGCCGTCACCGGGCCGTCCGGTGCCGGTAAGTCGACCTTGCTGCATCTGCTCGGCGGACTGCAGCGGCCCGACAGCGGCAGCATCTGGCTGGACGGCGAGTGCGCCGACGCGTGGCGCGAGGCCCGCTGGGCGGTGGAGCGAAGGAAGCGCATCGGGATCGTCTTCCAGTTCTTCAACCTGGTCTCCGACCTGTCCGTCGCCGACAACGTCGAGCTGCCCGCGCTGCTGGCCGGCGTCCCGCCGAAGCGGGCCCGCGCCGAGCGGGCGGAGCTGCTGGGCGAGCTGGGCCTCGCGGGCAAGGAGCGGAGCATGCCGGGCGAGCTGTCCGGCGGCGAACAGCAGCGCGTCGCCCTGGCCCGCGCTCTGGTCAACCGTCCCCCGCTGCTGCTGGCCGACGAGCCCGCCGGCAGCCTGGACAGCAAGGGCACCCGCGAGGTGATGCGGCTGCTGTCCCGCTTCCACCAGCGCGGCCAGACGATCGTGCTGGTCACGCATGACGCCCGGCTGGCGAGCGCGGCGGACCGCGTCATCAGCTTCTTCGACGGCCGCATCGCCGACGACGCCGAACTGGACGGCGGCCCACCGCCGCGCCGGACGGGGATATCGGGTGTGCTGGAGCTCAAGGACTGA
- a CDS encoding ABC transporter permease: MRATLRWAHSDLRTHRGEALFLVLATAGIVVSLLLATALFGYATNPWQRVFTQAHGAHVWLHTGASADTAQLAELDGVDSVAGPYPTASTTLASRGTRASVELRGTPDRPAVDRPLLASGRWLDPANPDGVVLESRLARALLAAPGDTLTLPGAHRTLTVLGVADSAEPRYRPGEQPGLVWAPPAAVRDPGGQVIGLRLTDPDDTDYAVQRAVTVLGAGAVSEVSTWKQARAEAQGDNRLLGQVLGLFGLGALVAAGLAVHGAIGTRIRGHLRDISVLKAIGFTPGQVVRVFLLQHLAYALLGAVAAAALIQAVGSHIPGRLGDAVGVWQGLPGHSVALLVVPVGAVLFIGATTGLAAWRAGRVPPVPVPRPAAPLGGRLSGVARQALGLRLPPALVLGWHRAFTRRLRSLATVARLALPLLLIVVAMSAWTTIDRFDSRPDRIGLPTALTVHADSGLPDRDARTLLERDPQVAAAYPGVEVAALVPGQTGTIALRGLGTHADPYPYALAEGRAAQGRDEAVAGQGLLDLLDVKIGDWVRMTVGDQPQILHIVGRSIEPENAGRVISTSLDTLRENDPGLGPTLYELRLRPGAEPYEVADRLATAGHGRLDVHAVPNPADGLSPLRGVVVGLIVVLALIGLIELLTAIGGTVRESERDLLALKAIGLSPRQITAITVTSTACTALAAVVLGTALGTPLAHWLIDAQGRSSGIGAGIAQGPSAALLVLLGAAAVTGAAALAAVPASRAARRRLADTLSAVA, translated from the coding sequence GTGCGAGCCACCCTGCGCTGGGCGCACTCCGATCTGCGTACGCACCGCGGCGAGGCGCTGTTCCTCGTGTTGGCCACGGCCGGGATCGTCGTCTCGCTGTTGCTGGCCACGGCACTGTTCGGCTACGCCACCAACCCCTGGCAGCGCGTCTTCACCCAGGCGCACGGCGCACACGTCTGGCTGCACACCGGCGCCTCGGCCGACACCGCGCAACTGGCCGAGCTCGACGGCGTCGACTCCGTCGCGGGCCCCTACCCCACCGCCTCCACCACCCTGGCCTCCCGCGGCACCCGCGCCTCCGTCGAGCTGCGCGGCACGCCCGACCGCCCCGCCGTCGACCGCCCGCTCCTCGCCTCCGGCCGCTGGCTGGACCCCGCGAACCCCGACGGCGTCGTCCTGGAGAGCCGCCTGGCCCGCGCCCTCCTGGCTGCCCCCGGCGACACCCTCACCCTGCCCGGCGCCCACCGGACCCTGACCGTCCTCGGCGTCGCCGACAGCGCCGAGCCGCGCTACCGGCCGGGCGAGCAGCCGGGGCTCGTCTGGGCGCCGCCGGCCGCCGTACGCGATCCGGGCGGCCAGGTGATCGGGCTGCGCCTGACCGACCCCGACGACACGGACTACGCCGTCCAGCGCGCCGTGACCGTACTGGGCGCCGGCGCGGTCAGCGAGGTCTCCACCTGGAAGCAGGCGCGCGCCGAGGCACAGGGCGACAACCGGCTGCTGGGACAGGTGCTGGGCCTGTTCGGGCTGGGCGCCCTGGTCGCCGCCGGGCTCGCCGTGCATGGGGCGATCGGCACCCGTATCCGCGGCCATCTGCGGGACATCTCCGTACTGAAGGCGATCGGCTTCACCCCGGGTCAGGTGGTCCGCGTCTTCCTGCTCCAGCACCTCGCCTACGCGCTGCTGGGTGCCGTGGCCGCGGCGGCCCTCATCCAGGCCGTGGGCAGCCATATCCCGGGGCGGCTCGGGGACGCGGTCGGGGTGTGGCAGGGGCTGCCCGGGCACAGCGTGGCGCTGCTCGTGGTACCCGTGGGCGCGGTGCTGTTCATCGGCGCGACCACGGGACTCGCCGCGTGGCGGGCCGGACGTGTGCCCCCGGTTCCGGTGCCGCGGCCCGCGGCACCGCTCGGCGGCCGGCTTTCCGGCGTGGCCCGGCAGGCGCTCGGGCTGCGGCTGCCGCCCGCGCTGGTGCTGGGCTGGCACCGGGCGTTCACGCGTCGCCTGCGGTCCCTGGCCACGGTCGCCCGGCTCGCGCTGCCGCTGCTGCTGATCGTGGTCGCGATGAGCGCGTGGACCACCATCGACCGCTTCGACAGCCGGCCCGACCGGATCGGCCTGCCGACGGCCCTCACCGTCCACGCCGACTCCGGCCTGCCCGACCGGGACGCCCGCACACTGCTGGAACGCGACCCACAGGTCGCCGCCGCCTACCCGGGCGTCGAGGTGGCCGCCCTGGTCCCGGGCCAAACGGGCACGATCGCCCTGCGCGGCCTCGGCACCCACGCGGACCCCTACCCGTACGCCCTGGCCGAGGGCCGTGCCGCCCAGGGGCGCGACGAGGCAGTGGCCGGACAGGGCCTGCTCGACCTGCTGGACGTGAAGATCGGCGACTGGGTCCGGATGACCGTCGGCGACCAGCCGCAGATCCTGCACATCGTGGGCCGCAGCATCGAGCCCGAGAACGCCGGCCGGGTCATCTCCACCTCCCTCGACACCCTCCGCGAGAACGACCCGGGCCTCGGCCCCACCCTCTACGAGCTACGGCTCCGACCGGGCGCGGAACCGTACGAGGTCGCCGACCGCCTCGCCACCGCCGGACACGGGCGCCTGGACGTCCACGCCGTACCGAACCCCGCCGACGGGCTCTCCCCCCTGCGCGGAGTCGTCGTGGGCCTGATCGTCGTACTGGCCCTCATCGGGCTCATCGAACTGCTGACCGCGATCGGCGGCACCGTCCGCGAGAGCGAACGCGACCTGCTGGCGCTCAAGGCCATCGGCCTGTCCCCCCGCCAGATCACCGCGATCACCGTCACGTCCACCGCCTGCACCGCCCTGGCCGCGGTCGTCCTCGGTACGGCCCTGGGCACACCCCTCGCGCACTGGCTGATCGACGCCCAGGGCAGATCGAGCGGCATCGGCGCCGGCATCGCCCAGGGCCCGTCCGCCGCTCTCCTGGTGCTGCTCGGCGCGGCGGCGGTCACGGGGGCGGCCGCCCTCGCCGCCGTCCCGGCCTCCCGCGCGGCCCGCCGCAGGCTCGCGGACACACTGAGCGCGGTCGCCTGA
- the pgi gene encoding glucose-6-phosphate isomerase — protein sequence MNADGRTRLNQTPEWTALAKHREELGEVQLRELFAADPGRGAGYTLQVGDLHIDYSKHLVTDETLRLLRELAVATDVFGLRDAMFRGEKINTTEDRAVLHTALRAPRDAVVEVDGENVVPGVHAVLDRMAAFAERVRSGAWTGHTGKRIKNVVNIGIGGSDLGPAMAYEVLRSYTDRGLTVRFVSNVDGADLHEATHDLDAAETLFVIASKTFTTIETITNATSARNWLLGELKAGQEAVAKHFVALSTNAEKVADFGIDTANMFEFWDWVGGRYSYDSAIGLSLMVAIGPDRFREMLDGFRIVDEHFRTAPAESNVPLLLGLLGIWYGNFHDAQSHAVLPYSHYLSKFTAYLQQLDMESNGKYVGRDGREVDWQTGPVVWGTPGTNGQHAYYQLIHQGTKLIPADFIGFAEPVAEMSDELKAQHDLLMANFFAQTQALAFGKTPDEVRAEGVPDELVTHKTFKGNHPTTTVLARELTPSVLGQLIALYEHKVFVQGAVWNIDSFDQWGVELGKVLAKRVEPALTEGADVPGLDASTKALVAKYRELRGRH from the coding sequence ATGAACGCAGACGGCCGTACCAGGCTCAACCAGACGCCCGAGTGGACCGCCCTGGCCAAGCACCGTGAGGAGCTCGGCGAGGTGCAGCTGCGGGAGCTGTTCGCCGCTGATCCGGGGCGCGGTGCGGGGTACACGCTGCAGGTCGGTGACCTGCACATCGACTACTCCAAGCACCTCGTCACCGACGAGACCCTGCGGCTGCTGCGCGAGCTGGCCGTCGCGACGGACGTGTTCGGGCTGCGGGACGCCATGTTCCGCGGCGAGAAGATCAACACCACCGAGGACCGCGCCGTCCTGCACACCGCGCTGCGCGCGCCGCGTGACGCGGTGGTCGAGGTCGACGGGGAGAACGTCGTCCCGGGTGTGCACGCCGTCCTGGACAGGATGGCCGCCTTCGCCGAGCGGGTCCGCTCCGGCGCCTGGACCGGCCACACCGGCAAGCGCATCAAGAACGTCGTCAACATCGGCATCGGCGGCTCCGACCTCGGCCCGGCCATGGCGTACGAGGTGCTGCGCAGCTACACCGACCGCGGCCTCACGGTCCGCTTCGTGTCGAACGTCGACGGCGCCGACCTGCACGAGGCGACCCACGACCTGGACGCGGCCGAGACACTCTTCGTCATCGCGTCCAAGACGTTCACCACCATTGAGACGATCACCAACGCCACCTCGGCCCGCAACTGGCTGCTGGGCGAGCTGAAGGCGGGGCAGGAAGCTGTCGCCAAGCACTTCGTCGCGCTGTCGACGAATGCCGAGAAGGTCGCCGACTTCGGCATCGACACGGCCAACATGTTCGAGTTCTGGGACTGGGTCGGCGGGCGTTACTCGTACGACTCGGCCATCGGGCTCTCGCTCATGGTCGCCATCGGCCCGGACCGCTTCCGCGAGATGCTCGACGGATTCCGGATCGTCGACGAGCACTTCCGCACCGCGCCCGCCGAGTCCAACGTGCCCCTGCTGCTCGGCCTGCTGGGCATCTGGTACGGCAACTTCCACGACGCCCAGTCGCACGCCGTGCTGCCGTACAGCCACTACCTGTCCAAGTTCACGGCGTATCTTCAGCAACTCGACATGGAATCCAACGGCAAGTACGTCGGCCGGGACGGGCGGGAGGTCGACTGGCAGACCGGGCCGGTCGTGTGGGGCACGCCGGGCACCAACGGGCAGCACGCGTACTACCAGCTGATCCACCAGGGCACCAAGCTGATCCCGGCGGACTTCATCGGATTCGCCGAGCCGGTCGCCGAGATGAGCGACGAACTCAAGGCGCAGCACGACCTGTTGATGGCGAACTTCTTCGCGCAGACGCAGGCGCTGGCGTTCGGGAAGACGCCGGACGAGGTGCGTGCCGAGGGGGTGCCGGACGAGCTGGTGACCCACAAGACGTTCAAGGGCAACCACCCGACGACCACGGTCCTCGCGCGTGAGCTGACCCCGTCCGTGCTCGGCCAGCTGATCGCGCTGTACGAGCACAAGGTGTTCGTACAGGGCGCGGTGTGGAACATCGACTCCTTCGACCAGTGGGGCGTCGAGCTCGGCAAGGTCCTCGCCAAGCGGGTCGAGCCCGCGCTCACCGAGGGCGCCGACGTGCCGGGGCTGGACGCGTCGACGAAGGCGCTCGTCGCCAAGTACCGGGAGCTGCGCGGCCGGCACTGA
- a CDS encoding MFS transporter has protein sequence MDRGGVVTTAETVGVRAPAWRGGFGRLWSAAVLSSFGDSLRTAALPLLAVTLTDRPLLIAAVTACGYLPWIVFGLLGGAVADRVDQRRAMWTVDALRALLVGAFAVAVALGHASIGLLIALAFTLTALQTLFDNAATALLPALVHHDALGSANARLMTGQRIAGGLVGGPAVPVLLAVGAAVPFAADAGTYLVAAALVASLRIEAPERKPAPAGSTLRREIGEGLRTLWRDRDLRGLCAATALCNIGMGALLATLVVLVTGWLDAGSVGYAAAGAAFTVGGLAGGVVNGRIVKRLGTIRAVLLAGAVQTAALVVMGTVRSLAVLVAALVVFGLMGMVWNVNTTTLMQQRSPAGLLGRVASAFRTLAFAGVPLGALLGGAVATAWGLNTPPLLTAAFFVLAVTALIPVRKPDVPVVAPDADATTAHAPR, from the coding sequence ATGGACCGAGGGGGAGTTGTGACGACGGCTGAGACCGTGGGAGTGCGTGCGCCCGCGTGGCGCGGGGGGTTCGGACGGCTGTGGAGCGCCGCCGTGCTCTCCAGCTTCGGTGATTCCCTGCGTACGGCCGCCCTGCCGCTCCTTGCCGTGACGCTGACGGACCGGCCGCTGCTGATCGCCGCGGTCACCGCCTGTGGCTATCTGCCGTGGATCGTCTTCGGGCTGCTCGGCGGCGCCGTCGCCGACCGGGTGGACCAGCGGCGCGCGATGTGGACGGTGGATGCGTTACGCGCCCTGCTGGTCGGCGCGTTCGCGGTGGCCGTGGCACTCGGGCACGCCTCGATCGGACTGCTCATCGCGCTGGCCTTCACCCTGACCGCACTCCAGACGCTGTTCGACAACGCCGCGACGGCCCTGCTCCCCGCGCTGGTGCACCACGACGCCCTCGGCAGCGCGAACGCCCGCCTGATGACCGGCCAGCGCATCGCCGGCGGACTGGTGGGCGGGCCGGCCGTGCCGGTACTGCTGGCCGTGGGAGCCGCCGTTCCCTTCGCGGCCGACGCCGGTACCTACCTGGTGGCGGCCGCCCTGGTGGCCTCGCTGCGGATCGAGGCGCCCGAGCGAAAGCCGGCACCGGCGGGCAGCACCCTGCGCCGGGAGATCGGGGAGGGACTGCGCACCCTGTGGCGCGACCGGGACCTGCGGGGCCTGTGCGCCGCCACCGCGCTGTGCAACATCGGCATGGGCGCCCTGCTCGCCACCCTGGTCGTCCTGGTGACCGGGTGGCTGGACGCCGGCTCCGTGGGGTACGCGGCGGCGGGCGCCGCGTTCACCGTCGGGGGTCTGGCCGGGGGAGTGGTGAACGGCCGGATCGTGAAGCGGCTGGGCACGATCCGGGCCGTGCTGCTCGCCGGTGCGGTGCAGACCGCGGCCCTCGTGGTCATGGGCACCGTGCGCAGTCTGGCCGTACTGGTGGCCGCCCTGGTCGTCTTCGGGCTCATGGGCATGGTGTGGAACGTCAACACGACGACCCTCATGCAGCAGCGCAGCCCCGCCGGATTGCTGGGCCGGGTGGCCTCGGCCTTCCGGACCCTGGCCTTCGCCGGGGTGCCGCTCGGCGCCCTGCTGGGCGGTGCCGTCGCCACCGCCTGGGGCCTCAACACGCCGCCCCTGCTCACGGCCGCCTTCTTCGTGCTGGCCGTCACCGCGCTGATACCTGTGCGCAAGCCGGACGTACCTGTTGTTGCGCCGGACGCCGACGCCACGACGGCTCACGCCCCGCGCTGA
- a CDS encoding RNA polymerase-binding protein RbpA, with the protein MASGNAIRGSRVGAGPMGEAERGESAPRLRISFWCSNGHETQPSFASDAQVPDTWDCPRCGFPAGQDRDNPPDPPRTEPYKTHLAYVRERRSDADGEAILAEALAKLRGEI; encoded by the coding sequence GTGGCAAGTGGCAACGCGATCCGAGGAAGCCGGGTCGGGGCGGGGCCGATGGGCGAGGCCGAGCGGGGCGAGTCCGCGCCCCGGCTGCGCATCTCCTTCTGGTGCTCCAACGGGCATGAGACGCAGCCCAGCTTCGCCAGCGACGCGCAGGTTCCCGACACCTGGGACTGCCCGCGCTGCGGCTTTCCCGCCGGACAGGACCGGGACAACCCGCCGGACCCGCCGCGCACCGAGCCCTACAAGACGCACCTGGCGTATGTACGGGAACGGCGCAGCGACGCGGACGGCGAGGCGATCCTCGCCGAGGCGCTCGCCAAACTGCGGGGTGAAATCTAG
- the secG gene encoding preprotein translocase subunit SecG yields MVLGFSIALIVFSLLMMLLVLMHKGKGGGLSDMFGGGMQSSVGGSSVAERNLDRITIVVGLAWFACIVVLGILMKVNN; encoded by the coding sequence GTGGTTTTGGGGTTCTCGATCGCCCTGATCGTCTTCAGCCTGCTGATGATGCTGCTGGTGCTGATGCACAAGGGGAAGGGCGGCGGCCTCTCCGACATGTTCGGTGGCGGCATGCAGTCGTCCGTCGGCGGCTCCTCGGTCGCCGAGCGCAACCTCGACCGGATCACCATCGTGGTCGGTCTGGCGTGGTTCGCGTGCATTGTCGTGCTCGGCATCCTGATGAAGGTGAACAACTGA
- the tpiA gene encoding triose-phosphate isomerase yields the protein MAGNWKMNLNHLEAIAHVQKLAFALADKDYEAVEVAVLPPFTDLRSVQTLVDGDKLKIKYGAQDISAQDSGAYTGEISGSMLAKLKCTYVAIGHSERRQYHAETDEIVNAKVKAAYKHGLTPIMCVGEELDVREAGNAVPHTLAQVEGGLKDLPAEQAETIVIAYEPVWAIGTGKVCGAEDAQEVCAAIRGKLAELYSQELADKVRIQYGGSVKSGNVAEIMAQADIDGALVGGASLDADEFVKIVRFRDQ from the coding sequence ATGGCGGGCAACTGGAAGATGAACCTCAACCACCTCGAGGCCATCGCCCACGTCCAGAAGCTCGCCTTCGCCCTGGCCGACAAGGACTACGAGGCCGTCGAGGTCGCCGTCCTGCCGCCCTTCACCGACCTGCGCTCCGTGCAGACCCTGGTCGACGGCGACAAGCTGAAGATCAAGTACGGCGCCCAGGACATCTCGGCCCAGGACTCCGGCGCCTACACCGGCGAGATCTCCGGCTCGATGCTGGCCAAGCTGAAGTGCACCTACGTGGCGATCGGACACTCCGAGCGCCGCCAGTACCACGCCGAGACCGACGAGATCGTCAACGCCAAGGTCAAGGCCGCCTACAAGCACGGCCTCACTCCGATCATGTGCGTCGGCGAGGAGCTGGACGTCCGCGAGGCCGGCAACGCCGTCCCGCACACGCTCGCCCAGGTCGAGGGCGGTCTGAAGGACCTCCCGGCCGAGCAGGCCGAGACCATCGTGATCGCCTACGAGCCCGTCTGGGCCATCGGCACCGGCAAGGTCTGCGGCGCCGAGGACGCCCAGGAGGTCTGCGCCGCCATCCGTGGCAAGCTCGCCGAGCTGTACTCGCAGGAGCTGGCCGACAAGGTCCGCATCCAGTACGGCGGCTCGGTCAAGTCGGGCAACGTAGCGGAGATCATGGCCCAGGCCGACATCGACGGCGCCCTGGTCGGCGGTGCCTCACTGGACGCCGACGAGTTCGTCAAGATCGTGCGGTTCCGCGACCAGTGA
- the pgk gene encoding phosphoglycerate kinase: protein MKTIDELLSEGVAGKRVFVRADLNVPLDGTTITDDGRIRAVLPTVKALAEAGARVVVASHLGRPKGAPDPAFSLAPAAARLGELLGADVAFATDTVGESAQAVVAGLADGQVAVVENLRFNAGETSKDDAERGAFADQLAALVDVYVGDGFGAVHRKHASVYDLPARLPHYAGHLIATEVGVLKKLTEDVKRPYVVALGGAKVSDKLAVIDQLLAKADRLLIGGGMAYTFLKAKGYEVGISLLQADQIPVVTEYMERAEKSGVEIVLPVDVLVSTEFPDLKTKAPANPTTVAADAIPADQEGLDIGPETRKLYASKLADAATVFWNGPMGVFEHPDYAEGTKAVAQALVDSKGFTVVGGGDSAAAVRTLGFDETAFGHISTGGGASLEYLEGKTLPGLAALED from the coding sequence ATGAAGACGATCGACGAACTTCTCTCCGAAGGCGTCGCCGGCAAGCGGGTCTTCGTCCGCGCCGACCTGAACGTGCCGCTGGACGGCACCACGATCACCGACGACGGCCGAATCCGCGCCGTCCTGCCCACCGTCAAGGCACTCGCCGAGGCGGGCGCCCGCGTGGTCGTCGCTTCCCACCTGGGCCGCCCCAAGGGCGCCCCGGACCCGGCCTTCTCCCTCGCGCCCGCAGCCGCGCGCCTGGGTGAACTCCTCGGTGCCGACGTCGCGTTCGCGACCGACACGGTCGGCGAGTCCGCCCAGGCCGTCGTCGCGGGCCTCGCCGACGGCCAGGTCGCGGTCGTCGAGAACTTGCGCTTCAACGCCGGCGAGACGAGCAAGGACGACGCCGAGCGCGGCGCGTTCGCCGACCAGCTGGCCGCCCTCGTCGACGTCTACGTCGGTGACGGCTTCGGCGCGGTGCACCGCAAGCACGCCTCGGTCTACGACCTCCCGGCCCGCCTGCCGCACTACGCCGGCCACCTCATCGCCACCGAGGTCGGCGTCCTGAAGAAGCTCACCGAGGACGTCAAGCGGCCCTACGTCGTCGCGCTCGGCGGCGCCAAGGTCTCCGACAAGCTCGCCGTCATCGACCAGCTGCTCGCCAAGGCCGACCGGCTGCTCATCGGCGGCGGCATGGCGTACACCTTCCTCAAGGCCAAGGGCTACGAGGTCGGCATCTCCCTCCTCCAGGCGGACCAGATCCCGGTCGTCACCGAGTACATGGAGCGCGCCGAGAAGAGCGGCGTCGAGATCGTCCTGCCGGTCGACGTCCTGGTCTCCACCGAGTTCCCGGACCTCAAGACCAAGGCCCCGGCCAACCCCACGACCGTCGCCGCGGACGCCATCCCGGCCGACCAGGAGGGCCTGGACATCGGTCCGGAGACCCGCAAGCTGTACGCCTCGAAGCTCGCCGACGCCGCCACCGTCTTCTGGAACGGCCCCATGGGCGTCTTCGAGCACCCCGACTACGCCGAGGGCACCAAAGCGGTCGCCCAGGCCCTCGTCGACTCCAAGGGCTTCACCGTGGTCGGCGGTGGCGACTCCGCCGCGGCCGTCCGCACCCTGGGCTTCGACGAGACCGCATTCGGCCACATCTCGACCGGTGGCGGCGCCTCCCTCGAATACCTCGAGGGCAAGACGCTCCCCGGCCTCGCCGCACTGGAGGACTGA
- the gap gene encoding type I glyceraldehyde-3-phosphate dehydrogenase yields the protein MTIRVGINGFGRIGRNYFRALLEQGADIEIVAVNDLGDTATTAHLLKYDTILGRLKAEVSHTADTITVDGHTIKVLSERNPADIPWGELGVDIVIESTGIFTKKADAAKHLAGGAKKVLISAPAKDEDITIVMGVNQDKYDAANHHVISNASCTTNCVAPMAKVLDENFGIVKGLMTTVHAYTNDQRILDFPHSDLRRARAAAENIIPTTTGAAKATALVLPQLKGKLDGIAMRVPVPTGSATDLVVTLQREVTKDEVNAAFKKASEDGDLAGYLSYTEDPIVSSDIVSDPASCTFDSSLTMVQEGNSVKILGWYDNEWGYSNRLVDLTVFVGNQL from the coding sequence GTGACGATCCGCGTAGGCATCAACGGCTTCGGTCGTATCGGTCGCAACTACTTCCGCGCGCTGCTGGAGCAGGGCGCTGACATCGAGATCGTGGCTGTCAACGACCTGGGTGACACTGCTACCACCGCGCACCTGCTGAAGTACGACACCATCCTGGGCCGCCTCAAGGCCGAGGTGTCGCACACCGCCGACACGATCACCGTCGACGGCCACACCATCAAGGTCCTGTCCGAGCGCAACCCCGCCGACATCCCGTGGGGCGAGCTGGGCGTCGACATCGTCATCGAGTCGACGGGCATCTTCACGAAGAAGGCCGACGCCGCCAAGCACCTCGCCGGCGGCGCCAAGAAGGTCCTCATCTCGGCTCCGGCCAAGGACGAGGACATCACCATCGTGATGGGCGTCAACCAGGACAAGTACGACGCGGCGAACCACCACGTCATCTCGAACGCCTCCTGCACCACCAACTGTGTGGCGCCGATGGCCAAGGTCCTCGACGAGAACTTCGGCATCGTCAAGGGTCTGATGACGACGGTCCACGCGTACACCAACGACCAGCGCATCCTGGACTTCCCGCACTCGGACCTGCGTCGCGCCCGCGCCGCCGCCGAGAACATCATCCCGACCACCACCGGTGCCGCCAAGGCCACCGCGCTGGTGCTCCCGCAGCTCAAGGGCAAGCTGGACGGCATCGCGATGCGCGTCCCGGTCCCGACCGGTTCGGCCACCGACCTGGTCGTCACGCTGCAGCGCGAGGTCACCAAGGACGAGGTCAACGCCGCGTTCAAGAAGGCCTCCGAGGACGGCGACCTGGCGGGCTACCTGTCGTACACCGAGGACCCGATCGTCTCCTCGGACATCGTCAGCGACCCGGCCTCCTGCACGTTCGACTCCTCCCTGACCATGGTCCAGGAGGGCAACTCGGTGAAGATCCTCGGCTGGTACGACAACGAGTGGGGTTACTCCAACCGCCTCGTCGACCTCACGGTCTTCGTCGGCAACCAGCTCTGA